A stretch of the Rosa rugosa chromosome 5, drRosRugo1.1, whole genome shotgun sequence genome encodes the following:
- the LOC133711101 gene encoding small ribosomal subunit protein uS10z/uS10x-like — translation MATAAYQVPTKSAKLGLEEQNQEPIRKIRITLSSKKVKNVEKVCSDLIKRAKQHPDSIRTKGPVRMPTKTLRITTRKSPCGEGTNTWDRFELRIHKRVIDLFTTPGTVRKITEIDMEPGVEVEVTIGDI, via the exons ATGGCTACGGCGGCATACCAAGTTCCCACCAAGTCTGCAAAGCTTGGTTTGGAGGAGCAAAACCAAGAGCCGATTCGTAAGATTAGGATCACACTCTCCTCCAAGAAAGTGAAGAACGTTGAGAAAG TATGCAGTGATCTCATAAAGAGAGCCAAGCAACATCCTGATTCCATCAGGACTAAGGGTCCAGTGCGGATGCCCACTAAGACTCTTCGCATCACTACTAGGAAGTCCCCTTGTGGAGAAG GAACCAACACCTGGGATAGGTTCGAGCTGCGTATTCACAAAAGAGTGATCGACCTCTTCACCACTCCAGGGACGGTCAGGAAAATTACTGAAATTGACATGGAACCAGGCGTGGAGGTTGAAGTTACTATTGGTGACATTTGA
- the LOC133708210 gene encoding protein root UVB sensitive 3, whose protein sequence is MEVSSAISEIILEEWNGSSSTKLSRTATITSSPSLCIQRSGNRFHHVWRRVLQAFVPEGFPSSVTPDYVPFQMWDSLQGLSTYIRMMLSTQALLGAIGVGEKSATVIGATFQWFLRDLTGMLGGILFTFYQGSNLDCNAKMWRLVADLMNDLGMLMDLVSPLFPSAFVFVVCLGSLSRSFTGVASGATRAALTQHFALQNNAADISAKEGSQETMATMIGMALGMLLARVTMEHPLAIWFSFLSLTVFHMYANYKAVRCLALNSLNPQRCSILLQHFMKTGKVLSPEQVSKMEHVLPIWASSWSSKNSESMNVDISLGVRVSSLNHLELRELLHSAGSHYKKAKYLLVERKGIVCIVMHKDSAATDVLQSFFHANAMANIMDQHRSLHSESQSWMDKHYEAFIQKLKVSGWKTERLLSPTIIWKANWICGSSDGKID, encoded by the exons ATGGAGGTATCGTCGGCAATATCGGAGATTATATTGGAAGAATGGAATGGTTCATCTTCAACCAAACTCTCCAGAACTGCCACTATAACTTCGTCTCCTTCACTCTGCATCCAAAG ATCCGGGAACCGGTTCCACCATGTTTGGCGGCGAGTTCTTCAAGCATTTGTACCTGAG GGCTTTCCCAGTAGTGTTACTCCAGATTATGTCCCTTTTCAAATGTGGGATTCACTTCAG gGTCTTTCTACTTACATAAGGATGATGCTTTCTACCCAA GCTCTGCTGGGTGCTATTGGGGTCGGTGAGAAATCAGCCACTGTGATTGGTGCCACCTTTCAG TGGTTCTTGAGGGACTTGACTGGAATGCTGGGAGGTATCTTATTCACATTTTATCAG GGCTCAAATCTGGATTGCAATGCTAAAATGTGGCGCTTAGTTGCAGATCTTATGAATGACCTTG GAATGTTGATGGACCTTGTTTCGCCTTTGTTTCCATCTGCTTTTGTGTTTGTGGTCTGTCTAGGAAGCCTATCGAGATCATTCA CCGGTGTTGCAAGTGGAGCAACTAGAGCTGCTTTGACACAACATTTTGCTCTTCAGAATAATGCTGCAGATATATCTGCGAAG GAAGGAAGTCAAGAAACAATGGCAACAATGATTGGTATGGCACTGGGCATGCTTCTTGCTCGTGTAACTATGGAGCACCCACTAGctatttggttttcttttttgtctctCACCGTGTTCCATATGTATG CAAACTACAAGGCTGTCCGGTGCCTTGCATTAAATTCTTTGAACCCTCAGAGGTGCTCAATTCTTTTGCAGCATTTTATGAAAACTGGCAAAG TTCTCTCACCTGAACAGGTATCTAAGATGGAGCATGTTTTACCCATATGGGCATCTTCATGGAGCTCAAAGAATTCAGAGTCGATGAATGTGGATATATCTCTAGGTGTCAGGGTCTCCTCACTAAATCACCTGGAACT GAGGGAGTTATTGCATTCTGCGGGCTCTCATTACAAGAAAG CCAAGTACTTGCtggtggaaaggaaaggaattGTCTGCATTGTTATGCACAAAGATTCTGCTGCCACAGATGTCTTGCagtcattttttcatgcaaatgCAATGGCAAATATAATGGATCAACACCGAAGTCTTCATTCTGAAAGCCAATCATGGATGGATAAACATTATGAAGCTTTCATTCAAAAG TTAAAGGTATCTGGTTGGAAAACAGAACGTCTTTTATCACCAACGATCATTTGGAAGGCAAACTGGATCTGTGGGTCTTCTGATGGCAAGATTGACTAG
- the LOC133709279 gene encoding uncharacterized protein LOC133709279, with product MPSASETLLLSTILLLLTPPIHTASSIIYKTCRDTCGTIPVKFPFGTGFGCGHPDFTRYIKCTNLDTLQFTTGTGIYTISSIDYTSNTIIVADPLMSTCSSMQNSGSFSLDKASPFTIRDENIFVLLGCSTTSPVFDPSEDLCDTGSASRVCRGLYSCKGVSGIGLQQNAPISTCCVYDDSAAGFGSGYALDLPKLQCSSYTSVYEFGDEGDPTKWKFGISLQYNDSYYTRPCKDCEASGGLCGFAAMDQSFACICRSGMNTTTNCFGQGSAWSGTLEPRVQIKTIIGGFLLSWVLLFVRSR from the exons ATGCCGTCTGCCTCAGAAACCTTGCTCCTCTCCACCATTCTCCTCTTGCTAACTCCTCCGATCCACACCGCCTCTTCCATAATCTACAAGACATGCCGTGACACATGCGGCACAATCCCTGTCAAGTTCCCATTCGGCACCGGATTCGGCTGCGGCCACCCGGACTTCACCAGGTACATCAAATGCACCAACCTAGACACTCTTCAGttcaccaccggaaccggcaTTTACACCATTTCCTCCATAGACTACACCAGCAACACTATCATAGTCGCAGACCCGCTGATGTCAACATGCTCCTCCATGCAAAACTCCGGTAGCTTCAGCTTGGACAAGGCCAGCCCTTTCACTATAAGAGATGAGAACATCTTTGTTCTTCTCGGCTGCTCCACAACATCTCCTGTTTTCGATCCAAGTGAAGATCTGTGTGACACCGGCTCGGCTTCTCGGGTTTGTAGAGGGTTATACTCCTGCAAAGGGGTGTCTGGAATAGGGTTGCAGCAGAATGCGCCGATATCTACTTGTTGTGTTTATGATGATTCTGCTGctgggttcgggtcgggttatGCGTTGGATCTTCCCAAGCTGCAATGCTCGTCTTATACATCGGTTTATGAGTTTGGAGACGAAGGGGATCCGACGAAATGGAAATTTGGGATTTCTTTGCAGTATAATGATTCTTATTATACTAGACCCTGCAAGGATTGTGAGGCGAGTGGAGGGTTGTGTGGCTTTGCTGCTATGGATCAGTCTTTTGCTTGTATATGCCGGAGTGGGATGAACACCACCACAAATTGCTTTGGTCAAG GGTCTGCTTGGAGTGGGACATTGGAGCCCAGAGTTCAAATTAAAACCATTATTGGAG GATTTTTGCTCTCATGGGTCTTACTATTTGTAAGGAGCAGATAG
- the LOC133709278 gene encoding pentatricopeptide repeat-containing protein At1g69290, giving the protein MWRKAFTLLQRRPFSSSPEIPTLYSFLQPSIFALKNPPSSSSSHSDLPTSPPKTLTPDHVTTLQTTLHKSLLTHNTDEAWKSFKSLTGSSVFPSKSLTNSLITHLASLGDIHNLKRAFASVVYVVEKSPELLEFETVGSVLGAMKCANTAAPAFALIQCMFKNRFFLPFSVWGSVVVEISRKNGNFSAFLRVFEENCRVALDEKMEFMKPDLAACNAALEGCCCELESVSGAEKVVETMAVLGVRPDESSFGFLAYLYALKALGEKISELEDLMGGFGFSDKRVFRNNLINGYVKSGKLEFVSATILQGLREGDGECLDLDGETYCRVVKGFLDNGKVKELATLIIEAQKLESSTVVVDRSVGYGIVNACVGIGLSDKAHSILDEMNAQGGTLGLGVHVPILKAYCKEHRTAEATQLVMDISNSGLKLDMETYDTLIEASMSSQDFQSAFSLFRDMREARTPDLKGSYLTIMTGLMENHRPELMAAFLDEVVEDPRIEVGTHDWNSIIHAFCKAGRLEDARRTFRRMVFLQYKPNDQTYLSLISGYVSVEKYFCVLMLWHEVKRNISVDGEKGLKFDHNMVDAFLYALVKGGFFDAVMQVVEKSQEMKIFVDKWRYKQAFMETHKKLKVSKLRKRSFRKMEALVAFKNWAGLNA; this is encoded by the coding sequence ATGTGGAGAAAAGCCTTCACTTTGCTTCAACGCAGACCCTTTTCCTCTTCCCCTGAAATCCCAACCCTCTATTCCTTTCTCCAACCTTCAATCTTCGCCCTTAAAAACccaccatcttcttcctcatcccACTCTGACCTCCCAACCTCACctcccaaaaccctaaccccaGACCACGTCACCACTCTACAGACCACCCTCCACAAATCCCTATTGACCCACAACACCGATGAGGCGTGGAAGTCGTTCAAGTCCCTCACAGGCAGCTCTGTTTTCCCAAGTAAGTCCCTCACTAATTCTCTGATAACCCACTTAGCTTCATTGGGGGACATTCATAATCTGAAGAGGGCTTTTGCTTCTGTGGTTTATGTGGTGGAGAAAAGCCCAGAACTTTTGGAGTTTGAAACTGTTGGGTCTGTTTTGGGTGCTATGAAATGTGCCAATACTGCTGCCCCTGCTTTTGCTTTGATTCAATGCATGTTCAAGAACAGGTTTTTCTTGCCTTTTAGTGTGTGGGGGAGTGTTGTGGTTGAGATTAGTAGGAAAAATGGTAACTTTTCTGCGTTTTTACGGGTTTTCGAAGAGAATTGTAGGGTTGCTTTGGATGAGAAGATGGAGTTTATGAAGCCGGATTTGGCTGCTTGCAATGCAGCTTTGGAGGGGTGTTGTTGTGAGCTTGAATCGGTGAGTGGGGCCGAGAAAGTTGTGGAGACAATGGCGGTTTTGGGTGTGAGGCCTGATGAATCCagttttggttttcttgcttATTTGTATGCATTGAAGGCTTTGGGGGAGAAGATAAGTGAGTTGGAGGATTTGATGGGTGGGTTTGGTTTTTCGGATAAAAGGGTGTTTCGGAATAATTTGATCAATGGGTATGTTAAGTCAGGCAAATTAGAATTTGTTTCAGCAACTATTCTGCAGGGTTTAAGAGAAGGTGATGGGGAATGCTTGGATTTGGATGGAGAAACGTATTGTCGAGTTGTTAAAGGATTTCTTGATAATGGAAAGGTGAAAGAGTTGGCAACTTTGATTATTGAAGCTCAGAAGCTAGAGTCTTCAACAGTTGTGGTTGATAGATCAGTTGGTTATGGTATTGTTAATGCTTGCGTTGGTATTGGATTATCAGATAAAGCACACAGCATTCTTGATGAAATGAATGCTCAGGGCGGTACTTTGGGGCTTGGTGTGCATGTGCCAATATTGAAGGCTTATTGCAAAGAGCATAGAACTGCTGAAGCCACTCAACTGGTCATGGATATTAGTAACTCGGGGCTTAAGTTGGACATGGAAACATATGATACTCTAATAGAAGCATCTATGTCTAGTCAAGATTTTCAATCGGCCTTTTCTTTGTTTAGGGACATGAGAGAAGCAAGAACACCTGACTTAAAGGGTAGTTACCTGACCATTATGACAGGCTTAATGGAAAATCACCGGCCAGAGTTGATGGCAGCTTTCTTAGATGAGGTTGTGGAGGACCCTCGAATTGAAGTGGGTACCCATGACTGGAATTCAATTATTCATGCCTTTTGTAAAGCTGGGCGACTAGAAGATGCGAGGAGGACTTTTAGAAGGATGGTATTCTTGCAGTATAAACCTAATGACCAGACATATTTGTCATTAATTAGTGGGTATGTTTCTGTGGAGAAATACTTTTGTGTTTTGATGCTGTGGCATGAGGTGAAGAGAAACATTTCAGTTGATGGAGAGAAGGGGCTTAAATTTGATCACAACATGGTTGATGCATTCCTGTATGCTCTTGTTAAGGGAGGCTTTTTTGATGCAGTAATGCAAGTCGTCGAGAAATCTCAAGAGATGAAAATCTTTGTGgataaatggaggtacaagcaGGCATTCATGGAAACCCATAAGAAGCTTAAAGTGTCAAAGTTGAGAAAGAGGAGTTTCAGGAAAATGGAAGCACTTGTTGCTTTCAAGAATTGGGCTGGTCTCAATGCATGA
- the LOC133709585 gene encoding probable inactive purple acid phosphatase 1 → MKQLKVMRLLILLGLVIIQEATSHGEHPLSRIAIHQATFALHDLAYIKASPTVLGLRGQDTEWVTLEFGSENPSTEDWIGVFSPANFSASSCPEENPRVYPPFLCSAPIKFQYANYSSPEYKDTGKGFLKLQLINQRSDFSFALFSGGLLNPKVVAVSNVVAFSNPNAPVYPRIAQGKEWNEMTVTWTSGYGIDEAEPFVDWGPRGERLRSPAVTQTFDRHSMCGAPARTVGWRDPGFIHTSFLKELWPNKVYTYRLGHRLFNGTYIWSQDYQFKASPYPGQNSLQRVVIFGDMGKDEADGSNEYNNFQRGSLNTTKQLIRDLKNIDIVFHIGDICYANGYLSQWDQFTAQVEPIASTVPYMIASGNHERDWPGSGSFYGNMDSGGECGVLAENMFYVPTKNNAKFWYSTDYGMFHFCIADTEHDWREGTEQYKFIEHCLASVDRQKQPWLIFLAHRVLGYSSCISYAEEGSFNEPMGRESLQKLWQKYKVDIAIYGHVHNYERTCPIYQNICTNEEKHYYKGSLNGTIHVVAGGAGASLSTFTSLQTKWSIFKDYDHGFVKLTAFDHSNLLFEYKKSRDGQVYDSFRISRDYRDILACTVDSCPSTTLAS, encoded by the exons ATGAAACAACTGAAAGTGATGAGGTTGTTAATTCTGTTGGGTCTTGTAATCATCCAAGAGGCAACTTCACATGGAGAGCACCCTCTTTCCAGAATTGCTATTCATCAAGCAACCTTTGCTCTTCATGACCTTGCTTATATCAAAGCCTCTCCTACTGTTCTAGGATTAAGG GGGCAAGACACTGAATGGGTGACTTTGGAATTTGGTTCTGAAAACCCTTCAACTGAGGATTGGATTGGAGTATTTTCTCCTGCTAATTTTAG TGCTTCTTCCTGCCCTGAGGAAAATCCAAGAGTTTATCCTCCATTTTTGTGCTCTGCACCTATTAAG TTTCAATATGCAAATTACTCCAGTCCCGAGTACAAGGACACTGGAAAAGGCTTCTTGAAGCTTCAGCTGATCAACCAGAGATCGGACTTCTCTTTCGCGCTGTTTTCTGGTGGTTTACTGAAT CCAAAGGTCGTGGCGGTGTCAAATGTTGTAGCTTTCTCTAATCCAAATGCACCAGTTTATCCACGAATAGCACAAGGGAAAGAATGGAATGAA ATGACTGTAACATGGACTAGTGGATATGGGATTGATGAGGCAGAGCCTTTTGTTGATTGGGGTCCAAGAGGAGAACGTTTGCGTTCCCCAGCTGTGACACAAACTTTTGATCGTCATAGCATGTGTG GTGCACCTGCAAGAACAGTGGGATGGCGTGACCCTGGATTCATACACACTAGTTTTCTGAAGGAGTTGTGGCCAAATAAAGT GTATACGTACAGGCTGGGACATAGATTGTTTAATGGTACATATATATGGAGTCAAGACTATCAGTTTAAAGCATCTCCTTATCCTGGTCAAAATTCTTTACAACGTGTAGTCATTTTCGGTGACATGGGAAAG GATGAAGCTGATGGTTCCAATGAATATAACAATTTCCAGAGAGGCTCTCTCAACACTACTAAGCAGCTTATTCGAGACCTGAAAAACATTGATATTGTGTTCCATATTGGAGATATATGTTATGCAAATGGTTACCTTTCACAATGGGACCAATTTACTGCACAAGTTGAGCCAATAGCATCAACTGTTCCTTACATGATTGCAAG TGGCAACCATGAACGCGACTGGCCAGGATCAGGTTCTTTCTATGGGAACATGGATTCAGGAGGAGAATGTGGTGTGTTGGCTGAAAATATGTTCTATGTTCCCACCAAGAACAATGCTAAGTTCTG GTACTCCACTGACTATGGCATGTTTCACTTCTGCATAGCGGACACAGAACATGATTGGAGAGAGGGAACAGAGCAGTACAAATTCATTGAGCACTGTTTAGCATCAGTCGATAGACAGAAGCAACCATGGCTAATTTTTCTTGCACATCGGGTTCTCGGATATTCTTCTTGTATCTCTTATGCAGAAGAAGGATCATTTAATGAACCAATGGGGAGGGAGAGCCTTCAGAAGCTATGGCAAAAGTACAAGGTTGACATTGCCATTTATGGCCATGTACATAACTATGAAAGAACATGTCCCATATACCAG AATATTTGCACAAATGAAGAGAAGCACTATTATAAGGGCAGCTTGAATGGAACAATACATGTGGTTGCTGGTGGTGCAGGAGCAAGTCTATCAACTTTTACATCCCTTCAAACAAAATGGAGTATTTTCAAAGACTATGACCATGGATTTGTCAAGCTCACAGCATTTGATCATTCAAATTTGTTGTTCGAGTACAAGAAGAGCAGGGATGGACAGGTTTATGACTCTTTCAGAATATCCAGAGATTATAGGGACATCTTGGCCTGCACAGTTGATAGTTGTCCAAGCACGACACTAGCGTCATGA
- the LOC133708212 gene encoding ureide permease 2-like, with protein sequence MYVVESKGGAIACMLIALSFLGTWPAVLTMLERRGRLPQHTYLDYSITNFLVAVLIAFTFGQIGSGTHEMPNFLTQLSQDNFPSVLFAMAGGIVLSLGNLATQYAWALVGLSVTEVITSSITVVIGTTLNYFLDDRINRAEVLFPGVACFLIAVCLGSAVHTSNAADNKVKLDSLPSDKKDGEKASSVNPIENLSKDMENGNGSAEKTKAGTAEFLVQLENRRSIKVFGKKTYIGLVITFFAGFCFSLFVPAFNVATNDQWNTLKKGVPHLVVYTAFFYFSASCFVIAIILNIIFLYRPILGLPKTTFKAYLNDWNGRGWALLAGVLCGFGNGLQFMGGQAAGYAAADSVQALPLVSTFWAILLFGEYRKSSRRTYVLLISMLFMFIAAVAILMASSGHRK encoded by the exons ATGTATGTGGTGGAAAGCAAAGGAGGTGCTATAGCATGCATGCTCATTGCCTTGTCCTTCCTAGGCACTTGGCCTGCTGTCCTGACTATGTTAGAAAGACGAGGCCGGCTTCCCCAGCATACTTATCTGGACTACTCCATTACCAATTTTTTGGTTGCTGTACTCATTGCCTTCACATTTGGTCAGATAGGCAGCGGCACACATGAGATGCCTAATTTCTTAACTCAACTTTCACAG GATAATTTTCCCAGTGTTCTATTCGCAATGGCGGGAGGGATAGTCCTCAGCCTTGGAAATCTGGCCACACAGTATGCTTGGGCTTTAGTTGGTCTGTCAGTGACAGAAGtgatcacttcaagcatcacaGTTGTTATAG GCACAACATTGAATTACTTCTTAGATGACAGAATTAATAGAGCAGAAGTTCTTTTCCCTGGTGTTGCTTGCTTCTTGATTGCGGTTTGTCTTGGCTCTGCTGTTCATACATCCAATGCAGCTGATAACAAAGTAAAACTTGACAGTTTGCCGAGTGATAAAAAAGATGGAGAAAA GGCTTCTAGTGTGAATCCAATTGAGA ATTTGTCAAAGGATATGGAAAATGGAAATGGTTCGGCTGAGAAGACGAAGGCTGGGACTGCAGAATTTCTTGTACAGCTAGAAAACAGAAGATCAATTAAG GTTTTTGGGAAGAAAACTTATATTGGACTGGTCATAACTTTCTTTGCCGGGTTTTGCTTCTCCCTCTTCGTACCAGCATTCAACGTGGCCACAAATGATCAATGGAACACTTTGAAGAAAGGAGTTCCTCATTTGGTTGTCTATACTGCATTCTTCTACTTCTCAGCATCTTGTTTCGTCATTGCTATCATTTTAAATATCATCTTCCTCTACCGCCCTATACTCGGCTTACCTAAAACAACATTCAAAGCTTATTTGAATGACTGGAATGGTAGGGGTTGGGCCCTTTTGGCCGGTGTCCTATGTGGTTTCGGCAACGGTCTCCAATTCATGGGAGGTCAAGCTGCAGGATATGCAGCAGCTGATTCTGTTCAG GCACTTCCGCTAGTGAGCACTTTTTGGGCAATACTTCTGTTTGGAGAGTACcgaaaatcatcacgaagaacATATGTGTTGCTTATCAGCATGTTGTTTATGTTTATTGCAGCTGTTGCAATCCTTATGGCATCATCAGGGCATCGAAAATGA
- the LOC133710937 gene encoding probable inactive purple acid phosphatase 1: MLQLLPHRLRKMKVVVTLFAITLVLATVQEVRSDGDQPLSKIAVHRALSALHDRAYVKASPELLGLKGETSVWVNLQFSSPHPSNDDWIGVFSPANFSASTCAVENSMMTAPFLCSAPIKYQYANYSSPKYQDTGRGSLKLQLINQRSDFSFALFSGGLSNPKLVAISGRVTFANPKAPVYPRLAQGKMWNEMTVTWTSGYALGEATPFVEWGEKGGDLVRSPAGTLTFDRNSMCGAPARTVGWRDPGYIHTAFLKELWPNTVYIYKLGHKLSDGSYVFSQQYQFRASPYPGQNSPQSIVIFGDMGKDEEDGSNEYNNFQRGSLNTTKQLIRDLKNIDIVFHIGDICYANGYLSQWDQFTAQVEPIASSVPYMVASGNHERDWPNSGSFFGSTDSGGECGVLAQNMFYVPAENREKFWYSTDYGMFRFCIADTEHDWREGTEQYKFIENCFATVDRQKQPWLIFLAHRVLGYSSASFYVAEGSFEEPMGRESLQKLWQKYKVDIAVYGHVHNYERTCPIYENICTSKEKQHYVGNLNGTIHVVAGGGGASLVSFAPINTIWSIFKDYDYGFVKMTAFDHSNLLFEYKKSSDGKVYDSFRISKNYRDILACSVDSCPSTAMAS; encoded by the exons ATGCTTCAGTTACTTCCCCACAG GTTGAGAAAGATGAAAGTTGTTGTTACCTTGTTTGCAATCACATTGGTGCTTGCAACAGTTCAGGAGGTGAGGTCTGATGGAGATCAGCCCTTGTCCAAAATTGCGGTTCACCGGGCGTTATCTGCTCTTCATGACAGAGCTTATGTTAAAGCCTCCCCTGAGCTTCTTGGACTGAAG GGGGAAACTTCAGTTTGGGTAAATCTGCAGTTCAGTTCTCCTCACCCTTCAAATGATGATTGGATTGGAGTATTTTCTCCTGCAAATTTCAG TGCTTCAACCTGCGCTGTAGAAAATTCTATGATGACTGCTCCATTTTTATGTTCTGCACCAATTAAG TACCAGTATGCAAATTACTCTAGTCCGAAGTACCAAGATACAGGGAGAGGCTCCTTGAAGTTACAGTTGATTAACCAGAGATCAGACTTCTCTTTTGCACTATTCTCCGGTGGATTGTCAAAC CCAAAGCTGGTGGCAATCTCAGGTAGAGTAACATTCGCCAATCCAAAAGCTCCAGTTTATCCACGCTTAGCACAAGGGAAAATGTGGAATGAG ATGACTGTAACATGGACAAGTGGATATGCTCTAGGGGAAGCAACACCTTTTGTTGAATGGGGTGAGAAAGGAGGAGACCTTGTGAGATCCCCAGCCGGGACTTTGACCTTCGATCGCAACAGCATGTGTG GTGCACCAGCAAGAACAGTGGGATGGCGAGATCCTGGATATATACACACTGCTTTTCTGAAGGAATTGTGGCCCAATACAGT GTATATCTACAAACTAGGACACAAATTGTCAGATGGTTCATATGTTTTCAGTCAACAATACCAGTTCAGAGCCTCTCCTTATCCTGGACAAAATTCTCCTCAAAGTATTGTTATATTTGGTGACATGGGAAAG GATGAAGAGGATGGTTCCAATGAATACAACAATTTCCAGAGAGGCTCTCTCAACACTACTAAGCAGCTTATTCGAGACCTGAAAAACATTGATATTGTGTTCCATATTGGAGATATATGTTATGCAAATGGTTACCTTTCACAATGGGACCAATTTACCGCACAGGTTGAGCCAATAGCATCTTCTGTTCCTTACATGGTTGCAAG TGGAAATCACGAGCGTGACTGGCCTAATTCAGGTTCCTTTTTTGGAAGCACAGATTCAGGTGGGGAATGCGGTGTCTTAGCCCAGAACATGTTTTATGTCCCTGCTGAGAACAGGGAAAAATTCTG GTATTCCACTGACTATGGCATGTTCCGGTTCTGCATAGCCGACACAGAACATGATTGGAGAGAAGGAACAGAGCAGTACAAGTTCATTGAGAACTGCTTTGCAACAGTTGATAGACAAAAGCAACCATGGCTGATATTTCTTGCACATCGGGTATTGGGTTACTCTTCTGCGAGCTTTTATGTAGCTGAAGGATCGTTTGAGGAACCAATGGGAAGGGAGAGCCTTCAGAAACTATGGCAGAAATACAAGGTTGACATTGCCGTATATGGCCATGTGCACAATTATGAAAGGACATGTCCCATTTACGAG AATATCTGCACTAGCAAGGAGAAGCAACATTACGTAGGTAATCTGAATGGGACAATCCATGTGGTTGCTGGCGGTGGAGGAGCAAGTCTTGTAAGCTTTGCTCCTATTAATACGATATGGAGTATCTTTAAGGACTATGACTATGGATTTGTCAAAATGACTGCATTTGATCACTCAAACCTGTTGTTCGAGTACAAGAAGAGCAGCGATGGAAAGGTTTATGACTCTTTCAGAATATCCAAGAATTACAGAGACATCTTGGCCTGCAGTGTTGATAGTTGCCCAAGTACAGCAATGGCATCTTGA